One Paenibacillus riograndensis SBR5 DNA segment encodes these proteins:
- a CDS encoding NAD(P)/FAD-dependent oxidoreductase, with the protein MSKHIVILGAGYGGLLSAINVRKYMSKAEAKITVVNQYPTHQIITELHRLAAGSVAEQAVAMPLTKLFAGKDIDLKIAKVKSFSVDSKQVQLSDGTTLSYDALVVALGSTTAYFGIPGLEEYSMVLKSAADAKQIHGHIEGRIREYAKTHNPADAAILIGGGGLTGVELVGEIADVLPKLAKRYGVNPQEIKLMLVEAGPKILPVLPDHLIERAVTSLTARGVTFLTGLPVTNVAGNVIDLKDGQQIVANTFVWTGGVQGNPLVGESGLEVNRGRATVNDFLQSTSHPDVFVAGDSAVVFAADGRPYPPTAQIAWQMGELIGYNLYAYLTNAASEAFSPINSGTLASLGRKDGVAIIGASNTPLKGLPATLMKEASNIRYLSHIKGLFSLAY; encoded by the coding sequence ATGTCAAAACATATCGTTATTCTCGGAGCCGGCTACGGCGGTCTTCTGAGTGCTATTAACGTGCGCAAATATATGAGCAAGGCTGAAGCAAAAATCACGGTTGTCAATCAATACCCGACGCATCAGATTATTACAGAGCTCCATCGTCTGGCGGCAGGAAGTGTTGCGGAACAAGCTGTAGCCATGCCGCTCACCAAGCTTTTTGCCGGAAAAGACATTGACCTGAAAATTGCCAAGGTCAAATCATTTTCCGTAGACAGCAAGCAGGTGCAGCTGTCTGACGGCACGACGCTCTCGTATGATGCGCTTGTTGTTGCGCTGGGCAGCACTACTGCTTATTTCGGCATTCCTGGACTGGAAGAGTATAGCATGGTGCTGAAATCCGCCGCGGATGCGAAACAAATTCATGGGCATATTGAAGGCCGCATTCGTGAGTACGCCAAGACACACAATCCAGCCGATGCGGCGATTCTGATTGGCGGTGGCGGTCTGACCGGCGTAGAGCTGGTAGGCGAGATTGCTGATGTGCTGCCGAAGCTGGCTAAACGTTATGGCGTAAATCCTCAGGAAATCAAGCTGATGCTAGTAGAAGCGGGTCCCAAAATCCTTCCGGTGCTGCCGGATCACCTGATTGAGCGTGCAGTAACAAGCCTGACTGCCCGTGGTGTAACCTTCCTGACCGGCCTTCCTGTTACGAATGTTGCCGGCAATGTAATTGATCTGAAGGATGGCCAGCAAATTGTTGCCAATACCTTTGTATGGACCGGCGGTGTGCAGGGCAACCCTCTGGTCGGCGAATCCGGCCTTGAAGTGAACCGCGGCCGGGCCACAGTCAATGACTTCCTGCAGTCCACTTCGCACCCGGATGTTTTTGTGGCAGGGGACAGTGCGGTTGTCTTCGCAGCGGACGGACGTCCATACCCGCCGACAGCACAAATTGCGTGGCAGATGGGCGAGCTGATCGGCTACAATCTGTACGCTTATCTGACTAATGCAGCCTCTGAAGCCTTCAGTCCAATCAACTCCGGGACGCTTGCCAGCCTTGGGCGCAAAGACGGGGTAGCAATTATCGGAGCCAGCAATACTCCGCTTAAGGGCTTGCCTGCAACCCTTATGAAGGAAGCGAGCAATATCCGTTATTTGTCCCACATCAAAGGCCTGTTCAGCCTTGCGTACTAA
- a CDS encoding SGNH/GDSL hydrolase family protein — protein MEFQENDIILFQGDSITDWGRNYEDPSSLGVGYALMVAARLGLLYPEKKLTFINRGISGNRAADLQQRWDRDCLELKPTVVSIYIGINDTWRRFDSGEETTAAQFEASYRDIIERTLRATNAKLILVEPFVLPVPEDRKGWRQDLDPKIHVVRELAREYGALLVPLDGLFAAASMKADSAFWAPDGVHPSPAGHALITDAWLKAAGAIS, from the coding sequence ATGGAATTTCAAGAAAACGATATCATTTTGTTCCAGGGTGACAGCATTACGGATTGGGGCCGCAACTATGAAGACCCGTCCTCGCTTGGTGTAGGCTATGCATTGATGGTAGCCGCACGGCTGGGATTGCTGTATCCAGAGAAGAAGCTGACCTTTATCAACCGCGGGATCAGTGGCAACCGTGCGGCGGATCTGCAGCAGCGCTGGGACAGGGACTGCCTGGAGCTGAAGCCGACTGTAGTTTCCATATACATCGGCATTAACGATACCTGGCGCCGCTTTGACTCCGGGGAGGAAACCACGGCTGCACAATTTGAAGCTTCCTACCGGGATATTATTGAACGCACCCTCAGAGCAACCAATGCCAAGCTGATTCTGGTTGAGCCTTTTGTGCTGCCGGTACCCGAAGACCGCAAGGGTTGGCGCCAGGATCTGGACCCGAAGATTCATGTAGTGCGTGAGCTTGCCCGCGAGTATGGGGCTCTGCTGGTTCCTCTGGATGGGCTGTTTGCTGCAGCATCCATGAAGGCGGATTCTGCATTCTGGGCACCGGATGGTGTGCATCCTTCTCCTGCCGGACATGCGCTTATTACCGATGCCTGGCTGAAAGCGGCAGGAGCCATCAGCTAA
- a CDS encoding nitroreductase family protein: MSTFSELVQARRSANNFVEGIKIPQSELEEMFSLTRLAPSAYNLQHTHYKVVSDEDLKEKIREAAYGQYKIHTASAVIVVLGDKNAYLQASEIYSGLKMLGAMSEDAFDQTIADIHGAYSGNDAFQHDEAIRNASLSAMQFMLIAKDKGWDTCPMIGFDVQAVKAALNLSDNMVPVMLITIGKDNKHKIRPRGYRKPVNEFVEFF; this comes from the coding sequence ATGAGCACTTTTTCAGAATTGGTTCAAGCACGCAGATCGGCAAATAACTTCGTTGAGGGGATCAAAATCCCCCAAAGCGAGCTGGAAGAAATGTTCTCGCTCACCCGCCTCGCCCCTTCAGCCTACAATTTGCAGCATACCCATTATAAGGTGGTCAGTGATGAAGACCTGAAGGAAAAGATCCGCGAAGCGGCCTATGGCCAGTACAAAATCCATACCGCTTCAGCGGTCATTGTCGTGCTTGGAGACAAAAATGCCTATCTGCAGGCCTCTGAAATCTACAGCGGGCTCAAAATGCTGGGAGCCATGAGCGAGGATGCTTTTGACCAGACAATTGCAGATATCCACGGCGCTTACAGCGGAAATGATGCTTTTCAGCATGATGAAGCGATCCGTAATGCCTCTTTGTCAGCCATGCAGTTCATGCTGATTGCCAAGGACAAGGGCTGGGATACCTGCCCGATGATCGGTTTCGATGTTCAAGCCGTCAAAGCGGCCCTGAACCTGAGCGACAATATGGTGCCTGTCATGCTGATTACAATCGGCAAAGACAACAAGCACAAGATCAGACCCCGCGGCTACCGCAAGCCTGTGAATGAATTTGTAGAGTTTTTTTGA
- a CDS encoding DUF1641 domain-containing protein has protein sequence MSETITQSKSFIKEDLLDQLLKPEVQESLTTLVEQLPQITQLVGALTKSLDFVQTVAADEVLKNDTVGAIKELAEPVVDSVKTMAATVIEAKDRANESSENITLFGMMRMIKDPQVQKMLRFMNAYLQVSGERNPQK, from the coding sequence ATGTCAGAAACAATCACGCAAAGCAAATCTTTTATTAAAGAGGATCTTCTGGATCAGCTCTTGAAGCCTGAGGTGCAGGAATCCCTAACGACGCTGGTAGAGCAGCTTCCCCAGATTACGCAGCTGGTTGGCGCATTAACCAAGTCGCTTGATTTTGTGCAGACTGTTGCAGCGGATGAGGTGCTGAAGAATGACACGGTAGGTGCCATCAAAGAACTTGCCGAGCCTGTAGTGGATTCCGTCAAAACAATGGCAGCTACGGTTATCGAAGCCAAGGATCGTGCCAACGAAAGCAGTGAAAACATCACATTGTTCGGCATGATGCGCATGATCAAGGACCCGCAGGTGCAAAAAATGCTCCGTTTCATGAATGCATACCTGCAGGTCAGCGGCGAACGCAATCCACAAAAATAA
- a CDS encoding class I SAM-dependent methyltransferase, whose amino-acid sequence MSRNKLDLERIVFIGRTFEEYLRMFNLQPGELKGRSILDCPAGACSFTAEANKLGAASVAADIAYYYSAEALRDKGLKDIEHTVQQLDKVQDNFVWKEFTSIHALQQARTAALAASTLDRQQNSSRYIPVELPLLPFADRSFDLTLSAHFLFMYGDRLDYDFHLRTLQELMRVTKSEIRIFPLVDLSTRRYHKLDQLVCAAQVQGWTAEEQQVPYEFQKGADSMLRLLRV is encoded by the coding sequence ATGAGCAGAAACAAATTGGATTTGGAGCGTATTGTTTTTATTGGCCGGACCTTTGAGGAGTACTTGCGGATGTTTAATTTGCAGCCGGGAGAACTGAAGGGACGGAGTATTTTGGATTGTCCGGCAGGAGCCTGCTCGTTTACCGCAGAGGCCAACAAGCTTGGCGCGGCATCTGTTGCCGCAGACATTGCTTACTATTATTCAGCCGAAGCACTGAGGGACAAAGGGCTGAAGGATATTGAGCATACGGTGCAGCAGCTGGACAAAGTTCAGGATAATTTTGTGTGGAAGGAATTCACTTCCATACATGCGTTACAGCAGGCGAGGACAGCAGCCTTGGCAGCCAGTACGCTGGACCGGCAGCAAAATAGCAGCCGTTATATTCCAGTCGAGCTGCCGCTGCTGCCTTTTGCAGACCGGTCCTTTGATCTCACCCTATCCGCCCATTTTCTGTTTATGTATGGGGACCGGCTGGACTATGATTTTCACCTCAGGACACTTCAGGAATTGATGAGGGTCACAAAGTCAGAAATCCGCATCTTCCCGCTGGTGGACTTATCCACCCGCAGATACCATAAGCTGGACCAGCTCGTCTGTGCAGCTCAGGTCCAAGGCTGGACGGCAGAAGAGCAGCAGGTCCCCTATGAATTTCAAAAAGGTGCGGACTCCATGCTGAGGCTGCTGCGTGTCTGA